The following proteins are co-located in the Leptospira weilii genome:
- a CDS encoding LA_2490 family SGNH/GDSL-type esterase has product MKGFFSWAGRALVFFILALIGTEILLNLLKSPSLQFYRDQKLLHRYNPVYYVDLAPDQDIYIRHFAGKWEGRFRTNSLGMRGLEEPDLNKPQLACLGDSLVMGFGVSDEDTFCNLLNGIELKGGARQTLNLAVDAYGSLGALRRLKDMAPKLKNLKEVLFFVSGNDFTIPEELRAKGILPDDEIDEIRNRDPNFNRNFRIQFELSRASYTLQALKLAFEQLKVQYGFTLFRLRSEWNSTGLSSASTAEQTPAKYMRDSFFRISETKCDPAKKDIFEKTNVFAVPNPDVMSKEEYKRKYCPEPIPDYFSCREKEPPLSSLEPLPKITQQAYDEMVEYTRSRGIRLIVVLMPIQVEEIFCRNRGLYHPLENYALRAAAYFEKKKIPVLKLRKETGEMCGEVIETAKDKKFSGIRDYFIPEDGHLTVFGNRWAKRALEKQLKELEKNAL; this is encoded by the coding sequence ATGAAAGGATTTTTCTCCTGGGCAGGACGAGCCCTTGTATTTTTCATTCTCGCTTTGATCGGAACGGAAATTCTTCTCAATCTTCTCAAGAGCCCCTCTCTTCAATTTTATAGAGATCAAAAACTTCTCCATAGATACAATCCGGTTTATTACGTGGATCTCGCGCCGGATCAGGATATTTATATCCGTCATTTTGCCGGAAAATGGGAAGGAAGGTTCAGAACCAATTCTCTCGGGATGAGAGGCTTGGAAGAACCCGATCTGAACAAACCCCAACTCGCCTGTTTGGGGGATAGTCTTGTGATGGGTTTTGGAGTTTCCGATGAAGACACGTTTTGTAATTTGCTGAACGGGATCGAGTTAAAAGGCGGAGCGAGGCAGACTTTAAATCTAGCGGTGGACGCATACGGTTCCTTAGGAGCGCTTCGAAGATTGAAAGACATGGCTCCTAAATTAAAGAATTTAAAAGAAGTTCTTTTTTTCGTTTCAGGAAACGACTTTACGATTCCGGAGGAACTTAGAGCGAAAGGAATATTACCGGATGACGAGATCGACGAGATTCGAAATCGGGATCCGAATTTTAACCGAAATTTTAGAATTCAATTCGAACTTTCCAGAGCCTCTTATACGCTTCAAGCTTTGAAACTGGCTTTTGAACAATTAAAAGTCCAATACGGATTTACTCTGTTTCGTTTGAGATCGGAATGGAATTCTACCGGACTTTCCTCCGCTTCTACCGCCGAACAAACCCCCGCAAAATATATGAGGGATTCTTTTTTTAGAATTTCGGAAACAAAATGCGATCCTGCCAAGAAAGATATATTCGAAAAAACGAATGTATTTGCAGTCCCTAACCCAGATGTTATGAGCAAGGAGGAATATAAAAGAAAATATTGTCCCGAACCGATTCCGGATTACTTTTCCTGCCGGGAAAAAGAACCGCCTCTTAGTTCTCTGGAACCACTTCCGAAAATCACACAACAAGCATATGACGAAATGGTGGAATACACAAGATCGCGAGGAATTCGGTTGATCGTGGTTTTGATGCCGATCCAGGTAGAAGAGATCTTTTGCAGAAATCGAGGGCTTTATCATCCTTTGGAGAATTATGCGCTTCGAGCGGCGGCTTATTTTGAAAAGAAGAAAATCCCTGTGCTTAAGCTTAGAAAAGAAACCGGGGAGATGTGCGGAGAAGTGATTGAAACCGCGAAAGATAAAAAGTTTTCAGGGATTCGGGACTATTTTATTCCCGAAGACGGGCATTTGACCGTGTTCGGAAACCGATGGGCAAAACGGGCCTTGGAAAAACAGCTCAAGGAATTGGAAAAAAATGCTCTTTAA
- a CDS encoding MBOAT family O-acyltransferase yields MLFNSVQYLVFAPLVICLYFWLPVKFQRFWLLLASLYFYAIFKIPFVLLLIYSIVLTYYAVKGMETARSKFSKLFFLNIAVWGNLLLLYLFKYMDFSIHAWNVFTDSKPCDPAYVSSTGAILPMGISFFTLQAISYAVDVYRGTVSQARSLFQFGLFLSFFPQLVAGPIIRAQDMLHQFLENYTYKKENLLPGIRQLSWGLFKKTFVADPISLTVDPVFANPGAYDSLSLILAAFLFSFQIYCDFSGYSDVAIGTGRILGYSIPENFMRPFLSQTVTELWRRWHISFSSWLRDYIYISLGGNRVSVFRAYFNVFITTFVSGIWHGADWNFIIWGACHALVMVLERFIFSFSSLKSGWDKIPDWIKYTYSFLIFSFSMFFFRAKASPEYGYNTSLELAFAIVRRTFSWENGQTLQVPFAVLSAVIILFGADYLQEKRRTWMEDLQNKPWVVYPLAGMMILVGFILYSVTVSQPFLYFQF; encoded by the coding sequence ATGCTCTTTAATTCGGTTCAATATCTTGTTTTTGCCCCGCTCGTAATTTGTCTTTATTTTTGGCTTCCGGTAAAGTTTCAACGATTTTGGCTTTTGTTAGCGAGTTTGTATTTCTACGCTATATTCAAAATTCCTTTTGTTCTTCTTCTGATTTATTCGATCGTTTTGACGTATTACGCGGTAAAAGGAATGGAAACCGCCCGTTCTAAATTTTCAAAATTATTCTTTTTGAATATAGCCGTTTGGGGGAATTTACTTCTTCTCTATTTATTTAAATATATGGATTTTTCCATCCATGCTTGGAATGTATTTACGGATTCAAAACCTTGCGATCCTGCCTACGTCTCTTCAACGGGCGCGATCTTACCGATGGGTATTTCGTTTTTTACCCTACAGGCGATTTCCTATGCGGTGGACGTGTATCGCGGAACCGTTTCACAGGCAAGGAGCCTCTTTCAGTTCGGACTTTTTCTTTCGTTTTTCCCCCAGCTTGTCGCGGGACCGATCATTCGGGCTCAGGATATGCTCCATCAATTTTTGGAGAATTATACTTATAAAAAAGAAAATCTTCTTCCCGGGATTAGGCAACTGTCTTGGGGTCTTTTTAAAAAAACATTCGTTGCCGATCCGATTTCTCTGACAGTGGATCCGGTGTTTGCTAATCCTGGCGCTTATGATTCTCTTTCTTTAATCTTAGCGGCGTTTTTATTTTCTTTTCAGATCTACTGCGATTTTTCCGGATATTCGGATGTCGCGATCGGAACCGGAAGGATTCTAGGATATTCCATTCCGGAAAACTTTATGAGACCTTTTTTGTCTCAAACCGTAACGGAACTTTGGAGAAGATGGCATATATCCTTTTCCTCCTGGCTCAGAGACTATATCTACATTTCCTTAGGCGGAAATCGAGTGAGTGTTTTTCGGGCGTACTTCAACGTGTTCATTACTACTTTTGTGAGCGGTATCTGGCACGGAGCGGATTGGAATTTTATCATTTGGGGAGCTTGCCATGCGCTCGTGATGGTGTTGGAAAGATTTATCTTTTCTTTTTCCTCTTTAAAAAGCGGTTGGGATAAAATTCCGGATTGGATCAAATACACGTATTCGTTTCTTATCTTTTCTTTTTCTATGTTTTTCTTTCGGGCCAAAGCGTCTCCGGAATACGGATACAATACTAGTTTGGAGCTTGCGTTTGCTATTGTTAGGCGAACTTTCTCCTGGGAGAATGGCCAGACTTTGCAGGTTCCGTTTGCGGTTTTGTCGGCGGTGATCATTTTATTCGGAGCGGATTATCTTCAGGAGAAAAGACGAACTTGGATGGAAGATCTTCAAAATAAACCTTGGGTCGTTTATCCTTTGGCGGGAATGATGATACTTGTCGGTTTCATTCTTTACAGCGTGACGGTAAGTCAGCCGTTTCTCTATTTTCAGTTTTGA
- a CDS encoding LA_2486 family SGNH/GDSL-type esterase: MKSFPYRKIILPFIFCIALCEILMRMFPPAGLIYRLRDKQVHCIEEWEIPEIMLCPNSDTTLPHPAGFTFRVRVEEHAERIVSEEKVIPGEKPEIWLMGDSIAYGFGQNDSDTIAWKLQETLKSYGIQVRNLGVDSLGTSGIQRKMERTILCKDSAKKDCILPKAVFWIYHPSDLQDVYREIYLKNSIYGRWLFRASVFLSRYSALFNYLKIQSENRRLEKLRKNGPETIPETISNYPDDHPSFHEMRIFFDTCKKLNIPLTVVLYPNGSHSLTPLPSTPLLDQVMEIAKHKGIPVLDTRPDFIREYNRNNTDFYLQNDGHPNAISAKLIADRISEKILSQSF; this comes from the coding sequence ATGAAATCGTTTCCATATCGTAAAATCATTCTTCCTTTTATCTTCTGCATTGCGTTATGCGAAATATTAATGAGAATGTTTCCTCCCGCAGGCCTCATTTACAGACTGAGAGATAAACAAGTCCACTGTATCGAAGAGTGGGAAATTCCGGAAATCATGCTTTGTCCGAATTCCGACACAACCCTACCTCATCCTGCTGGATTTACGTTTCGAGTAAGGGTGGAGGAACACGCTGAAAGAATCGTTTCGGAAGAAAAAGTAATCCCCGGAGAAAAACCGGAAATATGGTTGATGGGAGATTCCATCGCCTACGGTTTCGGACAAAACGATTCCGATACGATCGCTTGGAAATTGCAGGAAACACTGAAATCTTACGGAATCCAAGTTCGAAATCTCGGAGTAGATTCTCTCGGTACGAGCGGAATTCAAAGAAAAATGGAGAGGACGATTCTTTGTAAGGACTCTGCAAAGAAGGATTGTATTCTACCGAAGGCGGTATTTTGGATTTATCATCCTTCGGATCTGCAAGACGTGTACAGAGAAATCTACTTAAAAAATTCAATCTATGGAAGATGGCTCTTTCGAGCCTCCGTTTTTTTATCCAGATACAGCGCGCTCTTTAATTACCTCAAAATTCAAAGCGAAAACAGGAGATTGGAAAAACTCCGTAAAAACGGTCCCGAAACGATTCCGGAAACTATTAGCAACTACCCGGACGATCATCCGTCCTTCCATGAAATGAGAATCTTTTTCGATACTTGCAAAAAACTAAATATTCCCTTAACCGTGGTCTTATACCCAAATGGTTCCCATTCCTTAACCCCTCTTCCATCCACTCCCTTGCTCGATCAAGTCATGGAAATCGCAAAACACAAAGGAATTCCAGTTCTAGACACAAGGCCCGATTTCATTCGCGAATACAATCGAAACAATACCGATTTTTACCTTCAAAACGACGGGCATCCAAACGCAATCTCGGCAAAGTTGATCGCTGATAGGATTTCAGAAAAAATTCTTAGTCAATCATTTTGA
- a CDS encoding tetratricopeptide repeat protein, with protein sequence MRPNIRYIFFMLLFSVSCSSDEEIIWNARDSLSRGNTAEAMRLYESILKKNPTHLEANRTLGMILADSGLALNSAAFYLEKAESSLPGDSSLLLYLLEIHLQEKDRDKTKRILEKISKSKDKEMENYAIFLKDCLLEKKKNGSEFNRFKASAIPTLLPPARRLFLKCELSLYGVSHNSGFICPKNRTVYLSSKFPKLGPSPLPESGVRIFKYSLGYFPSVMSFINHNKLNLLFLFDSDELLPKLSISTLGSCSISRSFLCFTCSTKRELSCVHFLIHHEIVSIS encoded by the coding sequence ATGAGACCCAATATCCGATACATTTTTTTCATGTTGCTCTTCTCCGTTTCCTGTTCCTCCGACGAGGAAATAATCTGGAACGCAAGAGATTCTCTTTCTAGAGGAAACACTGCGGAAGCAATGCGCCTTTACGAATCGATCCTTAAAAAGAATCCGACCCATTTGGAAGCGAATCGCACTCTCGGAATGATTCTTGCGGATAGCGGACTCGCTCTCAATTCAGCAGCGTTTTATTTGGAAAAGGCCGAATCTTCTCTTCCCGGCGATTCCTCCCTTTTACTTTATCTTCTTGAAATTCATTTACAAGAAAAAGATAGGGATAAAACGAAAAGAATTCTGGAAAAAATTTCCAAGTCAAAAGATAAAGAAATGGAAAATTACGCAATTTTTCTAAAAGATTGCCTTCTTGAAAAAAAGAAAAACGGATCAGAATTCAACCGATTCAAGGCGAGTGCGATTCCAACCCTTCTACCTCCCGCAAGACGTTTGTTTTTGAAATGCGAACTTTCCCTTTACGGCGTGTCTCACAACTCGGGTTTCATCTGTCCAAAAAACCGAACCGTTTACCTATCTTCAAAATTCCCAAAACTCGGCCCATCACCTCTTCCTGAAAGTGGTGTAAGGATTTTTAAATACTCACTCGGTTATTTCCCGAGCGTCATGAGTTTCATAAATCATAATAAACTCAACTTGCTTTTCTTATTCGATTCCGACGAATTGCTCCCAAAACTTAGTATCTCAACTCTTGGGAGTTGTTCGATAAGTCGTTCTTTTTTGTGTTTTACTTGTTCTACAAAGCGCGAACTTTCTTGCGTCCACTTCTTAATTCATCATGAAATCGTTTCCATATCGTAA
- the xerD gene encoding site-specific tyrosine recombinase XerD yields MTSSHNNLLQNFQEYLSVEKGLSDNSIYSYGYDLNKFKNFLEKEHIDFLKVQANDIMRFLNEERDRKISSKTIAREVVAIRQFYKFLKDEKKLDTNPTEKIETPEVMRSIPDYLTQDEIEELFASIREDNLYELRDKCIFELLYSSGLRISEACNLRLSDMDLEGMILTVEGKGGRQRLVPFGEKSLDIMNRYLKQSRPFILKARNCEYLFVSKKGSYINRKSVWRLLNHYIKRTSISKKVTPHTLRHSFATHLLENHADLKSVQELLGHIDISTTQIYTHMANKTLKEVHKKFHPRG; encoded by the coding sequence GTGACATCTTCACATAACAACCTACTTCAAAATTTTCAGGAATATCTCTCCGTAGAAAAGGGATTAAGTGACAACTCCATCTACTCTTACGGATACGATTTGAACAAGTTTAAGAACTTTCTGGAAAAGGAGCACATAGATTTCCTAAAGGTTCAGGCGAATGATATTATGCGTTTTTTAAATGAGGAAAGGGACCGCAAGATCAGTTCGAAGACGATAGCGAGAGAAGTGGTTGCAATTCGACAGTTTTACAAGTTTTTAAAGGACGAAAAAAAACTCGATACCAATCCGACCGAGAAGATCGAAACTCCCGAGGTGATGCGAAGCATCCCGGATTACCTGACGCAGGACGAGATCGAGGAATTGTTCGCGAGTATACGAGAGGACAATCTCTACGAACTCAGAGACAAATGTATTTTCGAATTATTGTATTCTTCGGGGCTTAGAATTTCGGAGGCTTGCAATTTAAGATTAAGCGACATGGATCTGGAAGGAATGATACTGACAGTGGAGGGAAAAGGAGGACGTCAAAGATTGGTTCCGTTTGGGGAAAAATCCTTGGACATAATGAATCGTTATCTGAAACAGAGTCGGCCTTTTATTCTCAAAGCGAGAAACTGCGAGTATCTTTTCGTTTCTAAAAAAGGCTCTTATATCAATCGTAAATCCGTTTGGAGACTTTTGAACCACTATATAAAAAGGACGTCTATTTCCAAAAAAGTGACTCCGCATACTCTCAGACATTCCTTTGCGACTCATTTGTTGGAAAATCACGCGGATTTGAAATCGGTTCAGGAACTTTTGGGTCATATCGATATTTCCACGACGCAGATTTATACGCACATGGCGAATAAAACCTTAAAAGAAGTTCATAAGAAATTTCATCCCAGAGGATAA
- a CDS encoding ATP-binding protein, whose amino-acid sequence MDSGKKKNLENLFRLQIPSHPRYLSIIRSLIHNLAFENGFTTSDSADLKLAVGECLLNVIKHSYSGRKNLPIFIEISLFDDRIEIRIRDFGDQKNLSEIRGYEPNDYREEGIGLYLVKKLTDHFYLDQSLPEGNRLILTKLK is encoded by the coding sequence ATGGATTCCGGGAAAAAGAAAAATCTAGAAAATCTGTTCCGATTGCAGATCCCTTCCCATCCTCGTTATCTTTCCATCATTCGAAGTCTAATCCATAACCTGGCGTTTGAGAACGGATTTACCACGAGCGATTCTGCCGATCTCAAACTCGCAGTCGGAGAATGCCTTCTCAATGTAATCAAACATTCCTACAGTGGCAGAAAAAATTTACCGATTTTCATAGAAATCAGCCTCTTTGACGATCGTATAGAAATTCGAATTCGCGATTTCGGAGATCAGAAAAACCTTTCCGAAATTAGAGGATATGAGCCGAATGATTATCGGGAGGAAGGAATCGGTCTTTATCTCGTGAAAAAACTCACGGATCATTTTTATCTGGATCAATCCCTGCCGGAGGGAAACAGACTGATTCTTACAAAATTGAAATGA
- a CDS encoding LA_2478/LA_2722/LA_4182 family protein — translation MNSLPKSIFCFFILIFSIVSTCRKGPSISREDVQKLSKDYFTRLCTKTAECASRYLETLPASEKTSENAAYSVDQCMEEQKDQNILPDEYEKVTDAQIAKVKVCMEDLLKVPCEEMEGGGISSCQELFQSSKDE, via the coding sequence ATGAACTCGTTGCCGAAATCTATATTCTGTTTTTTTATATTAATCTTTTCGATTGTTTCTACCTGTAGAAAAGGTCCTTCCATTTCCAGAGAAGACGTTCAAAAACTCAGCAAGGACTATTTTACTCGTCTTTGTACAAAAACTGCCGAATGCGCGAGTCGTTATCTGGAAACCTTACCCGCCTCGGAAAAAACCTCGGAAAACGCCGCGTATTCCGTGGATCAGTGTATGGAAGAACAGAAGGATCAGAACATTCTGCCCGACGAATACGAAAAAGTTACGGATGCACAGATTGCCAAAGTGAAAGTTTGTATGGAAGACCTTCTCAAAGTTCCTTGTGAGGAAATGGAGGGCGGGGGGATTTCTTCTTGTCAGGAATTGTTTCAGTCGTCGAAAGACGAGTGA
- a CDS encoding TfoX/Sxy family protein — MSSDPSFVDFIVDQMESAGQIVSKKMFGEYAIYCDDKIVALICDNRLFIKPTEGGRKWIGNVQEASAYPGAKPSFLISDQFENKEWISTLIKITAEELPKPKPKNKPKKKTYRRGKEYKNR, encoded by the coding sequence ATGTCATCGGATCCAAGTTTTGTAGATTTTATCGTGGATCAAATGGAAAGCGCGGGGCAAATCGTATCCAAAAAAATGTTCGGAGAATATGCGATTTATTGCGACGACAAAATTGTAGCACTGATCTGCGATAATCGTCTTTTTATAAAACCCACCGAAGGCGGTAGAAAATGGATTGGAAACGTACAGGAAGCGTCGGCCTATCCGGGGGCGAAGCCGAGTTTTCTGATTTCAGACCAATTTGAAAACAAAGAATGGATCAGTACTCTGATCAAAATTACGGCTGAGGAACTTCCTAAGCCAAAACCAAAAAATAAACCTAAGAAAAAAACTTATCGTCGCGGAAAAGAATATAAGAATCGGTAA
- a CDS encoding FapA family protein, producing the protein MSDSLKNFTDSLLKDLEENENGFFKIENEDGLAYLSVFPAGKKGKPVDSKEILRRIELFRITEISPVIIQNLALKSDGLSHLIGKWPGKPESSRIEIDISEDRMKAYLIFYPPKYGGRILNSEQIQESIRQRGIQFGIREEIIDTLSEEPEYGKKILIAEGVPPVPGKNGDIRILFIHPAVPNLEEDEYGRVDFKNIQIIQSVSKDQKLAEKISPLPGKEGKNVFGEILPYDPGKEAEWKLGANVRLSSEGTFATSLIDGRPILDRQGTIRVDEVCHLENVDFSTGNVNFPGTIIVEGSIADGFTLETEGSIIVKKSVGKVFLKAGGDVVLSGGFMGRNGGLIESGSDIYTRFVEQGKLLAKNTIFIEEASMHSELVAGESVFIRGGRGELIGGSCVAGKSVICTKLGAIAETKTSVSVGVRPELLKDLEKLRNEVQKNQEILKKVEQSLAKLNEDSQRRQLTAEEKESLPKLLAIKQKYSGILNNLLEQEQSMIIGFEPDKDSYVEVEQEIFPGVDIYPGKGKNFKVRLKEIPGPSFVFLGNDGNAQITKIRPKRLGILQEEN; encoded by the coding sequence ATGAGCGATTCCCTCAAGAATTTCACGGATTCCCTTTTAAAGGATCTGGAAGAAAACGAAAACGGATTCTTCAAAATAGAAAATGAAGATGGGCTTGCGTACCTTTCCGTTTTTCCCGCCGGCAAAAAAGGAAAGCCGGTCGACTCCAAAGAAATTTTAAGAAGAATCGAGCTTTTTCGGATCACGGAAATTTCTCCCGTAATCATCCAAAATCTTGCTCTCAAATCGGACGGCCTTTCGCATCTTATCGGAAAATGGCCCGGTAAACCGGAAAGTTCTCGGATCGAAATTGACATCTCCGAAGATCGTATGAAAGCCTATCTCATTTTTTATCCTCCCAAATACGGCGGTAGAATCTTAAACTCCGAACAAATTCAGGAATCGATTCGGCAGAGAGGAATCCAATTCGGAATTCGAGAAGAAATCATCGATACACTTTCCGAAGAACCGGAGTATGGAAAAAAAATTCTCATTGCAGAAGGTGTGCCTCCGGTTCCTGGGAAAAACGGAGACATACGGATTTTATTCATTCATCCGGCAGTTCCGAATTTAGAAGAGGATGAGTATGGTAGAGTAGATTTTAAGAATATTCAAATTATACAAAGTGTTTCTAAGGATCAAAAACTTGCGGAAAAAATTTCTCCTCTCCCGGGAAAAGAAGGAAAAAACGTATTCGGAGAAATTCTTCCCTACGATCCGGGAAAGGAAGCAGAATGGAAACTCGGCGCAAACGTTAGACTATCTTCAGAAGGAACTTTTGCCACTTCCCTGATCGACGGAAGACCGATCTTGGATCGCCAAGGAACCATACGAGTCGACGAAGTTTGTCATTTGGAGAACGTGGATTTTTCCACGGGAAACGTTAATTTTCCCGGAACCATCATTGTGGAAGGTTCGATCGCGGACGGTTTCACATTGGAAACCGAAGGATCCATCATCGTCAAAAAATCCGTCGGAAAAGTTTTTCTAAAAGCCGGAGGAGATGTCGTTTTATCCGGCGGATTCATGGGAAGAAACGGCGGTCTCATCGAATCCGGATCCGATATCTATACTCGTTTTGTGGAGCAAGGGAAACTACTGGCAAAGAACACGATCTTTATTGAAGAAGCGTCGATGCACTCCGAACTTGTGGCGGGAGAATCCGTTTTCATTCGGGGAGGCAGAGGAGAATTGATCGGTGGAAGTTGTGTGGCGGGCAAATCGGTCATCTGTACAAAATTAGGCGCCATCGCGGAAACAAAAACGTCCGTTTCCGTAGGAGTACGTCCCGAACTTCTAAAAGATCTAGAAAAACTTCGCAACGAAGTTCAGAAAAACCAAGAGATTTTAAAAAAGGTAGAACAGAGTCTCGCGAAGTTAAACGAAGATTCCCAAAGAAGACAACTGACTGCCGAAGAGAAAGAAAGTCTTCCGAAACTTTTGGCGATCAAACAGAAATATTCAGGAATTTTAAATAACCTTCTCGAACAGGAACAATCCATGATTATTGGTTTTGAACCGGACAAGGATTCCTACGTAGAAGTGGAACAGGAAATTTTTCCCGGAGTAGACATTTATCCCGGTAAAGGCAAAAACTTCAAAGTTCGTCTCAAAGAGATTCCAGGACCTTCTTTTGTGTTTTTAGGAAACGACGGAAACGCCCAGATTACAAAGATAAGACCCAAACGATTGGGGATATTACAAGAAGAGAATTAA
- a CDS encoding sulfite exporter TauE/SafE family protein, whose protein sequence is MQTELFLTTISAAFLHGITSSIHCLGMCGPFAGTLNLYQKEARFKTNLLYNLGRLLSYSTLGAILGFVGSGLNLAGRNIVSLREFAAVISGIFVIVFGLRLLQNADPERSGVYQKILNKFAAPLIISLKQGKNRSGIPLAFGMITGLLPCSALYPAFSLAFATGDIGYGSIIMSVFFLGTFPALFLFGIGFRKLVLKLPTNAIKFAGVAVVFIGISMIFFRMNHTHAEHKYSLDPNKIKRPPSQNEEHSHHH, encoded by the coding sequence ATGCAGACTGAACTTTTTCTAACCACGATTTCTGCGGCATTTCTCCACGGAATCACGAGTTCCATACACTGTCTCGGGATGTGCGGGCCCTTCGCCGGAACCTTAAATCTCTACCAAAAAGAAGCGAGGTTCAAAACGAATCTTCTCTACAACTTGGGAAGACTTTTATCCTATTCTACGTTAGGCGCTATTTTGGGCTTTGTGGGCTCCGGTCTCAATCTCGCAGGGAGGAATATAGTTTCCCTTCGGGAATTTGCGGCGGTGATCTCCGGAATTTTCGTCATTGTCTTCGGGCTCAGACTTTTACAAAACGCCGATCCCGAACGTTCCGGAGTTTATCAAAAAATTCTCAACAAATTTGCCGCCCCTCTCATCATTTCGCTCAAACAAGGTAAAAATCGTTCCGGTATCCCTTTGGCGTTCGGAATGATAACGGGACTTCTTCCCTGTTCTGCTTTGTATCCCGCTTTCAGTTTGGCGTTTGCGACAGGAGATATAGGATATGGTTCGATCATAATGTCCGTATTCTTTTTGGGAACGTTTCCGGCTCTTTTTCTTTTTGGAATCGGATTTCGAAAACTCGTCTTGAAACTTCCTACAAACGCAATCAAATTCGCCGGAGTTGCGGTGGTCTTTATCGGAATTTCTATGATCTTTTTCCGAATGAATCATACGCATGCGGAACACAAATATTCCCTAGACCCAAACAAAATCAAACGGCCCCCTTCCCAAAACGAAGAACATTCTCACCATCATTGA
- the ccoS gene encoding cbb3-type cytochrome oxidase assembly protein CcoS, which yields MNALYLTIPMAMLIALGALVAFLWSLKSGQYEDIEGPKYRMLFDDEESNIGKPKQKKFHAD from the coding sequence ATGAACGCATTGTATCTCACGATTCCTATGGCAATGTTGATAGCTCTGGGAGCATTGGTTGCATTCCTCTGGTCGTTAAAATCGGGTCAGTACGAAGATATAGAAGGACCGAAATACAGGATGCTCTTCGACGACGAAGAATCAAACATCGGTAAACCGAAACAGAAAAAATTTCATGCAGACTGA